The region CGTTCTTCCTGTACTTTAATTGATTTGGCATAGGATACGAAGAAGCGCCTGAATTGCTCACTAATAATTCGTTCAGGCGACGTTATAAATTCGGCACCATGTCGTAATGTTTGTTCTATTTTGGGTAGTTCAGCAAAATTTTTGATTCGAACTAACAGATGAAAGTGATTGGGTAGTAAACAGAAGGAATAGGTTTCGAGATAAAGGCTTAAATAATGATCGTACTTTTGTAGAAAATACTGATAATTCCTATGCTGAAAAAATAAGTTATCGCCGTTGTTGCCCCGATTGTAGATGTGGTAAAAACAGTCTTCAAGTAAGGGTGGGAAGTACTCCTGACAATAAGTTGACATTTTTTTGTAAGCAAATTAGCTAATTAATTAGACATATAGCCAAAAACAAACGCCATATCTTGGAGATATGGCGTTTGTTTTTGGCTATATGTCTAATTAATTACTCCAGCGCAGCTACACCGGGTAGCACTTTACCTTCCATGTATTCCAGCAGGGCACCACCACCGGTGGATACGTAGCTGACCCGATCACCGTAACCAGCCTGATTGACTGCCGACGCCGAGTCGCCACCACCGATGAGCGAGAAAGCACCATTTTCTTCAGTAGCTTTCACCACGGCTTCGGCAATAGCGTTCGTACCTTTGGCGAAATTCTCGAATTCAAATACGCCCATCGGGCCGTTCCAGAGAATGGTTTTCGATTGAAGAACGACCTCTTTGAACAGTTCAATGGTTTTTGGACCGATGTCCAGCCCTTCCCAGCCATCAGGAATCTGACCGGTTGGTACTACCTGACTGTTGGCATCATTCGAAAAATCGTCGGCGCAGAGGTTGTCGACGGGCATGTAAATCTTCACGCCTTTAGCTTCGGCTTTTTTCAGCAGTTCAAGAGCCAGCTCCTGCTTATCAGCTTCGAGCAGCGATTTACCAATGTTGCCGCCCTGCGCTTTGGTGAAGGTATAGGTCATACCACCGCCGATGATCAGGTTATCAACCGTATCAAGCAGTTTCTCGATAATTAGAATTTTATCAGAGATTTTGGCACCACCCATAATGGCCGTGAATGGCCGCTCTGCCTCTTCCAGAATCTTCTTGGCGTTAGCTAATTCGGCATTCATCACGTAACCAGCCACGCGGTCTTCGAAAAACTGTCCCATTACGGCCGTCGATGCGTGGGCGCGGTGAGCCGTTCCAAAGGCGTCATTAACCCAGACATTACCTAGCTTGGCAAGCTTTTCGGCAAAGGCCACATCACCTTTCTCTTCCTCTTTGTAGAAACGCAGGTTTTCGAGCAGCAGGATTTCGCCGGGTTGCAGGCTGGCCGCTAAATCCGTTGCCGACTGACCAATGCAATCATCTGCGAATTTCACGTCGCGGCCAAAAGCTTCTTTCAGGGCAGGCAATATGTGCTTGAGCGAATATTTTTCTTCGGGACCACCTTTCGGGCGGCCGAGGTGTGACATCAGAATGGCCGAACCACCGTCGTTCACGATCTTCAGAACGGTTGGGATGGTTGCCTTAATGCGGGTATCATCCGTAATGTTGTACTCTTTGTCGAGTGGCACGTTGAAGTCTACCCGAACGAGGGCTTTCTTACCGGCAAAATTGTAGGTATCTACGGTTTTCATGCGACTGCGTATGGTCGTTGGTTTGCGAGGCCAAACTTAGCGGTTTTTTAGCAGATGCGAGCGGTAAGTTTATGGTTGTTACGATTAAACCGCTATTCGAAGGGCTGTATGGCTGGCGATCTGATCGAAGTCTGCATCATGATGCAGCACCGGTATGTCGTAGAAAATGGCATAATGCGCAATCAGGCAATCATTCGGTTTGCGGATGGTAACACCCTTTTTACGCAGGGATCGGTACAAATCAGCCGCGCCAATGGCGGCTTCGACCGGATCGAGCCTGAGGATGGAATGAGCTAGAATACCTTCTTTTATGAGAACATATTCATCATCCGCTCGTACTCCCTGCAGTACCTCCTGTACAATTGTTGGCGTAATGAAAATCTGGCGATCAGCCGCCAGATAGGTAGCTACCAAACGTACTTGTTCACTTTGGCCACCCCGAAATGCATCAATCCAGACAGATGTGTCAACAATCATCGATCCCAGCTAGAAGGCGTATCGTCTGTACGCATTTGATCCAAATCGCCCTCCCACTTTACCTTACCAAATAGGGAAAGCAGATTCTGACGAGCCTGCCGTTCGATGTACTGCTGGAGAGCTAATTCAACGACGGCTTTCTTTGTCTTTAAACGACTAATTTGCAGAGCCTTATCGATCAATTCATCGTCAATATCAATATTCGTACGCATAGCTGCTCCGTAGTTTATACACAAATATATCTATTTTTATACACATCAATACTTCCCCTCACTCCCGGCTCCGCCAAAATCACCTTTGCCAAATTGAAGGTCATCTTTCGGTCCTTGGGGCATAGTACTGGTAGCCTGAGCGACGGCCATTCCAGCCGCATTAACAAATAATTCGTTCGGCGAATCATCGTCAGGGGCATCGGTGAAGCCGTGTTTAGGGCTGGATAAATACCGAATTCCAGCTACGGCAAGACCGATCAGCAATAACCCACCCACGGTGAGGGCAACATTGAGCGGTACCAGCGCCGTGTATTCATGTACCGTCATAACTGCGGCAATGAGGCCCAGTGTACCCAGAATGATAAGCATCCGGTTCCGCTTCGTTAGCCCCTGCCATAAATAGATAATTGGAATGGCAAACGTCAGTATCCAGAAGAGAACGGGCAACCCAATTTGAGGGGCTTCCGTCAGCGCAGGTCGGCCGGGGCCTGATTCGAGCAGAATTCCATTCAGTTCGCGCACCATGAAATAGTTACCGCTGGCAGCCAGAACAATCAGCGACAACCATTGCACCAGATTAAGCGGATCGGCGTAGTAAGTCGGGTTGAGGGTTCGGTTAATGACCTGCCTGACCCCGATGTACAGCAAAAGCGAAACGCCCATCATAACGAAGGGTAACGCGTCTCGCCCCCCGCTTACCTTCAGTAAACTGTCGAAGATAGCGGTGTAAAAAGCCGCCAGCGAAAAGAAGGCGATCAGTGTATCGCCATAATACCAAAGCACCAGCAGCAATAGCGGCAGGGTAAACAGGCAATGCGTAGCCACCGATAGCCCGTTGGGTAGAAACTGATTGAAACCAAAGGCCAGAAATCCCGTCAGCGTAACGACAAAGGCATTATCAATCCCATTCCGGTACAGCAGCCGACGGTTGATAATAAACCAGCCGACAATACCTACACCGATACCAAAAGCTATATTGAATACACCATAAACTGTTGGATTGTCCAGCATACCGGAGAAAATACTGGCGGGAAGTAGGTAACACGCCAGAATGGCCACGGTCGTAAATAAGAACAGACCTATTTCGATGAACCCGTTTGTTCGGCGAAACTCCACGGGGTAAGCTTTCCGAACGGCCTCCATTTGATCGTCGGACAAGAGCCCCTGTCGATGCCACCGCTCCGACTGTATGAGCAGGTCCCGGTTATAAATCCACTGTTCGTTATATGCTTTCATTCGTTCGATTGCCTTTGGGTAACTGGCTCATGAGGTAATACACAAACGCAATGCCGGTTACGATAAAGTACCAGTAATAGGTGTCGTCGCTGGATGGTTTCAGGTAATGAAAAAACAGGTAGGTTACCCCGATGTACCCGTACACACTGCTCATCAGCAGAAACAGAAACGACCCTTCCGACGCAGTCGCCGATTGACGCTGCTGCCGCGTGTACCAGTCAAAAGCGAAGCAGGCGATACCCAGCCCCAGAGCAAACCACAATCGCGCTTCATCGAAGTTGAACAATCCGCCCAGCAGAGCTACCATCAGCAGATTACCAGCTATGGTCAGGTATGTGTAGGTAAAATGAGGTTTGATACGCCGATGCTCCAGAACGAACGCGACACCGATGAGCACAAGGGCCAGCGAAATGGCAGAAATAACCGTATCCTGATCGAAGAAGTTGGTCTTAAAATAAAGCTGAAGCGGCCGGACGGTTACCCCTACCCACGAGATTAAGGCCGTCAATGCCATACCTAACACGCCCCGATGATCGAACCGATAAGCGATTGGCAAAAACAGAGCGGCCGGCAGCAAGGTAACCAATCCATAACGCGAGCCAAACACGTTGTAGGCATATTGCGCGTAGCCTTCCAGCGTCAAAAAGAGCAGGCAGGCCAGAATTAATGCGTAATCGCCAAAAGTCGACCTGCTTTTTGCCTGAATCAACGCCCAGACCGGTCGATTGCGCCAGGCGAAATAAAAGCTCCCGGCGCACGCAGCTGCGATAGCCGTCAGCAAAGCTCCCTGTCCAATCTGATCGAAGTTATCGTAAACTAGCAATCCCAGCCCCAGGCTTAGTAACAGAATCCCGATATAAAGCATTGAGCGGAGTTCCCAATGCAGCGAAAAAGGCCTCCTGCGCTCTAATTCGGCGATTTCAGTCTGCTGCTTAGGTAGTATAAGCCCTTGTTTGCTCAGTACGTTCAGCACATCGTCCGGGGACATAAATGATTGTTTTTTTGTTATACAAATGCGGTTTTCACCCGCTTTACAGCATGGTTGGACGACAAAAGACACCCCTTACGCCCCGTTACTACCTCGACAATTTCCGCTACGTGCTGGACTTTGTTAAACGGCTGTACGGCAATCTGTTAAACGATTCCGAATGGAATTTCATCCATCGGTTCGAGGCCTTACCCCTCGACGCCCAGTGCCTGTATGTGCGGTTCAGTAACCGTAAAGGACTCTTTTTTCGTACCAATAAACTACAGTATAACGAAATAACTGACCTATCGGCTAGTGTAAATGCATTAATAGACGCTGGATTTGTTGAACGGCTGTCGGCTCATCATGAAATTATGGGCGAAGCCGCTCTGAGTGTTTTCACCAAGCCGGAACTTCTGAACCTGCTCCCTCTGGAACCGGAAGAGAGTCGGCCTTTAGCAAAAGAGAAAAAGGAAAGTGTTGTCCGATATGCGCTTCACGAGCTTGATTTCGCCGAAGTTGTTACCAGCCTGACTACGCATGAAACGGTGGTGAAGATGAACTTCGAAGCCGAAGGCATGATGGTGAAGTACTTGTTTTTCGGCAACCGGGGCAGCAACATGACCGAATTTGTGGTGCGCGACCTTGGCATGGTCAATTTCGAGCGCTACGACGAAAGCAAGCTAACGGCCCGTTTCCGCACCCGTAAAGAAGTAGAGGATAAGCTACTGATTTCACTAACGAACGAGGAGTTTTACGACCTCAAAGAAGCCGAAACCCCCGCCGATGATATTTACAACTGGTTCCTGAACTGGAACGAAACACGCCCCGAACTAACCGAAATTGCCATTCCGGGTTATCAGAAACTCGTGTGCCGCGTTGGCGCTTTTCTGGAACGACAAAAACTACCAGATCAGGCGCTGGCCGTCTATGAACTCTCCGACCGCGTTCCGGCCCGGGAACGGCGCGTTCGATTACTCTTTAAAAACGGCTCCGTTGAGGAAGCGCTGGCCCTCTGCGATGAAATAGCCGTCAGCCCGTTAAACGCCGAAGAACGCTACTTTGCTACCGACTTCCGGGAGAAGATATTGGGATTGAGTGAGAAAAAACGGACGCGCAAAGCCACGACGCGTTTTTTGTCTGATGCCGAAAGCGTCAATATCCCGGCGGCTTACCGTCACCATGTCGAAGCGGGCGTAATGAATTATTATTTAGAAAATGATTTCGACGCGGCTTTTACAGAAAATTATCCCTGGCGCGGTTTGTTCGGACTGGTCTTCTGGGACATTATTTACGACGCCAATGTATCGGCTATTCACCACCCGCTGCAACGAGCCCCGTCCGATTTTTATCTGCCCGATTTCTATCTGAAACGCGAAGACTTGCTAAAGAAACGTCTAACCGAACTCGATACAAAAGACGACTGGCGACGGCATGTAGGCCGGATGTTCAACGCAAAATACGGCATTACGAATGTGCTGGTCGACTGGTCGGATGAGTTGTTAGGGCTTGTTCAGCAGATGATCGAGTTGCTGGATATTGAGCAACTGCGGCTGATACTGCTCGAAATGGCCCGCAACGTCCGTGAGCATACCCGCGGCTTCCCCGACTTACTGATCTGGAACGACCAGGGCGACTATAGCTTTGTGGAAGTTAAATCGCCTACCGACCACCTCGGCCCGCAGCAGCTGCACTGGCTCGAATTTTTTCAGACCATTGGCGTACAGGGCAAAGTTGTGCGGGTGATCTGGGAGCTATGAAACTACTCCCAGTCGAAGAAAGATCGGGAACGCCACGTCGCGCTCACCATCACCCCAGACCGGACGTAAATCCTCCCATAGCCCGATGACAGGATCTTCTTCATTTTCGTGAATGTATTGCCGCACCGCCGACCAGGTACGGAGGTAGTTCATGAATCGGTCCAGCGACCAGTTGCGACGCGCCGTGAAGGTAGCGTACTGGACGTTCGAAAACGGAAACGGCAAGGCAGCATACCGGTTATCGATGTGGGTCCGTTGGGGGTCCCAGTAGGGTCCGATTCGGTTCCGGTAAAAATCAAGCATGATCGGGTCGAGATCGAAACCGAGCTGTACTAATCCGTAGCCCCATTCGGCAATAACGGCATTGGGCTTAGCGACTCGCTGGACTTCCTGATGAAAGGCCTTTACATCGAACCAGTGTATGGCCTGACCGACGGTAATCAGATCAAAGGAGTTATCCGCGAAAGGCGTTTGTTCGGCTAAGCTCGTCTGATACTGGATATTCGGCTTTTTCACAGCCAGAATAAGCTGGGTTTCGCTGATATCCGTAGCGTCGACCTGATCAAACAGCTCGGCCAATGCACCGGCAACCTGACCGTTTCCGGTGGCGCAATCCCAGGCCCGCTG is a window of Spirosoma linguale DSM 74 DNA encoding:
- a CDS encoding protein of unknown function DUF1568 (PFAM: protein of unknown function DUF1568~KEGG: cps:CPS_4446 hypothetical protein); translation: MSTYCQEYFPPLLEDCFYHIYNRGNNGDNLFFQHRNYQYFLQKYDHYLSLYLETYSFCLLPNHFHLLVRIKNFAELPKIEQTLRHGAEFITSPERIISEQFRRFFVSYAKSIKVQEERTGSLFEKNFRRKQVDSEDYFTTLIAYIHRNPQTHGICPPTTHLIPPSLYCQRCFCTHGV
- a CDS encoding Phosphoglycerate kinase (PFAM: phosphoglycerate kinase~KEGG: hypothetical protein ; K00927 phosphoglycerate   kinase), whose amino-acid sequence is MKTVDTYNFAGKKALVRVDFNVPLDKEYNITDDTRIKATIPTVLKIVNDGGSAILMSHLGRPKGGPEEKYSLKHILPALKEAFGRDVKFADDCIGQSATDLAASLQPGEILLLENLRFYKEEEKGDVAFAEKLAKLGNVWVNDAFGTAHRAHASTAVMGQFFEDRVAGYVMNAELANAKKILEEAERPFTAIMGGAKISDKILIIEKLLDTVDNLIIGGGMTYTFTKAQGGNIGKSLLEADKQELALELLKKAEAKGVKIYMPVDNLCADDFSNDANSQVVPTGQIPDGWEGLDIGPKTIELFKEVVLQSKTILWNGPMGVFEFENFAKGTNAIAEAVVKATEENGAFSLIGGGDSASAVNQAGYGDRVSYVSTGGGALLEYMEGKVLPGVAALE
- a CDS encoding PilT protein domain protein (PFAM: PilT protein domain protein~KEGG: maq:Maqu_2254 PilT domain-containing protein) encodes the protein MIVDTSVWIDAFRGGQSEQVRLVATYLAADRQIFITPTIVQEVLQGVRADDEYVLIKEGILAHSILRLDPVEAAIGAADLYRSLRKKGVTIRKPNDCLIAHYAIFYDIPVLHHDADFDQIASHTALRIAV
- a CDS encoding Protein of unknown function DUF2191 (PFAM: Protein of unknown function DUF2191~KEGG: maq:Maqu_2253 hypothetical protein) gives rise to the protein MRTNIDIDDELIDKALQISRLKTKKAVVELALQQYIERQARQNLLSLFGKVKWEGDLDQMRTDDTPSSWDR
- a CDS encoding VRR-NUC domain protein (PFAM: VRR-NUC domain protein~KEGG: hch:HCH_00883 hypothetical protein); this encodes MIVFLLYKCGFHPLYSMVGRQKTPLTPRYYLDNFRYVLDFVKRLYGNLLNDSEWNFIHRFEALPLDAQCLYVRFSNRKGLFFRTNKLQYNEITDLSASVNALIDAGFVERLSAHHEIMGEAALSVFTKPELLNLLPLEPEESRPLAKEKKESVVRYALHELDFAEVVTSLTTHETVVKMNFEAEGMMVKYLFFGNRGSNMTEFVVRDLGMVNFERYDESKLTARFRTRKEVEDKLLISLTNEEFYDLKEAETPADDIYNWFLNWNETRPELTEIAIPGYQKLVCRVGAFLERQKLPDQALAVYELSDRVPARERRVRLLFKNGSVEEALALCDEIAVSPLNAEERYFATDFREKILGLSEKKRTRKATTRFLSDAESVNIPAAYRHHVEAGVMNYYLENDFDAAFTENYPWRGLFGLVFWDIIYDANVSAIHHPLQRAPSDFYLPDFYLKREDLLKKRLTELDTKDDWRRHVGRMFNAKYGITNVLVDWSDELLGLVQQMIELLDIEQLRLILLEMARNVREHTRGFPDLLIWNDQGDYSFVEVKSPTDHLGPQQLHWLEFFQTIGVQGKVVRVIWEL
- a CDS encoding Methyltransferase type 11 (PFAM: Methyltransferase type 11; Methyltransferase type 12~KEGG: tbd:Tbd_2169 hypothetical protein) — protein: MQPIDRFSGHADLYAQYRIDYPADLYDFILKDCPGRQRAWDCATGNGQVAGALAELFDQVDATDISETQLILAVKKPNIQYQTSLAEQTPFADNSFDLITVGQAIHWFDVKAFHQEVQRVAKPNAVIAEWGYGLVQLGFDLDPIMLDFYRNRIGPYWDPQRTHIDNRYAALPFPFSNVQYATFTARRNWSLDRFMNYLRTWSAVRQYIHENEEDPVIGLWEDLRPVWGDGERDVAFPIFLRLGVVS